In the genome of Acidobacteriota bacterium, one region contains:
- a CDS encoding sigma-70 family RNA polymerase sigma factor → MAPAAHDHALDLPLGVGESVAPAAPDEVRQTVLLLFDAYRGGVHRYVRALGVTDRDRDDIVQEVFLALFDHVARGKDRSNLRGWIFKVAHNLALRHRAREARRRRLGSLLEPRPVLDSTPTPEDRYLSGQRQARLLAVVDALPARDRRCLQLRAEGLRYREISRVLGISLGSVANSLARALARLRRADER, encoded by the coding sequence ATGGCGCCCGCGGCTCACGACCACGCACTCGACCTGCCCCTCGGCGTAGGGGAATCCGTAGCCCCGGCGGCGCCGGACGAGGTCCGGCAGACCGTGCTGCTGCTGTTCGACGCGTATCGCGGCGGCGTCCACCGCTACGTGCGGGCGCTCGGCGTCACCGACCGGGACAGGGACGACATCGTCCAGGAGGTCTTTCTCGCGCTGTTCGATCACGTGGCGCGCGGGAAGGACCGGTCGAATCTCCGCGGCTGGATCTTCAAGGTGGCGCACAACCTCGCCCTCCGGCACCGGGCGCGCGAGGCGCGGCGGCGGCGCCTGGGTTCGCTGCTCGAGCCCCGGCCGGTCCTCGATTCGACGCCCACGCCGGAGGATCGCTACCTGAGCGGCCAGCGGCAGGCCCGGCTGCTGGCGGTCGTCGACGCGCTTCCGGCGCGGGACCGGCGTTGTCTGCAGCTTCGGGCGGAGGGGCTCCGGTATCGTGAGATCTCGCGCGTGCTCGGCATCTCGCTGGGCAGTGTCGCCAATTCGCTGGCACGCGCGCTGGCGCGGCTTCGACGCGCCGACGAGAGGTAA
- a CDS encoding TonB-dependent receptor plug domain-containing protein has product MNLTPADRPLVVPAAARRRASGNPLHRLAVTAAAVLCLGAPSTAAAQTGSLTGTVTDAQGAGVPGATVTAEPAPGPGITVTTDASGGYMLVLEPGTYTVTITLSGFETQFRQGVQIAAGETNVVDVMLPVAAIAEQVDVVGVTPLPGVGVDRDRVAAPITVIDGSEFADRGAASMADALNERLGAVTLEGMTTNLFQPTLRFRGFTASPLLGLPQGIAVYQNGVRINEPFGDTVQFDLMPQFALDRVQLSAGSDPTYGLNALGGALALDLKNGFDNSGFGGEISGGSFGRLTTTAEYGANTGPWAFYGGVTHFTEDGWRVESPSEVTQAFADVGYRDGGMDAGISVTYADTLLTGNAAAPVELLDVSRSAVFTFPDQTENRLGFVQGRANVAASDVWSVQITGYYRDLDRRTLNGDEAEFGACEDDALPAGAPEGTLCFGADDDDDDDDNGHDDDNGHDHDRDDDDDDDHHADDDDDDDHGHDDDDDHGHDDDDDHDEEEEATPLVDLVSGRFITLLDTAGDGAYNRTTTLAQGYGATVQATATTGAGSRENVFVVGVSADLADVAFESSSEPGSLTADRGVLGSGLLTSLYGLGGDDLFNTRLETANTAFGLYISDTLSLSEQFHVTVSGRYNRAGIDIVDLLGTSLNGSHTFGRFNPAVGAVFQADENTSFFARYSESNRAPTAAELSCADPAEPCRVPNAFVADPPLEQAVARSFDMGVRGRWRAAAGRGEWSVAAYRTRIDDDILFIASPELIGTGYFQNAGATARSGLDVELSGGFARTGWYLSYGLVDATFESSLMLPSDEEVNDAATDEGVAVAPGDRLPGIPRHSLKLGVRQDLTDAWDLALEAVVSSSRFFLGDEGNDQVPLEGYGVVNLRSAYRFDNGVELFARVENLLDARYATSGVLAELEVFLREVPNASVPRFIGPGVPRSAFGGVRVRF; this is encoded by the coding sequence ATGAATCTTACGCCAGCAGACCGTCCGCTCGTCGTCCCCGCCGCTGCGCGGCGCCGCGCCTCCGGGAACCCGCTCCATCGGCTCGCCGTCACCGCGGCCGCCGTGCTCTGCCTCGGCGCGCCGTCGACCGCCGCGGCGCAGACCGGGTCGCTGACCGGCACGGTCACCGACGCGCAGGGAGCCGGGGTGCCGGGCGCCACGGTCACCGCCGAACCAGCACCCGGGCCGGGGATCACGGTCACGACCGATGCGAGCGGCGGGTACATGCTGGTCCTCGAGCCCGGAACCTACACGGTCACCATCACGCTGAGCGGCTTCGAGACGCAATTCCGGCAGGGCGTGCAGATCGCGGCCGGCGAGACGAACGTCGTCGACGTGATGCTGCCCGTCGCGGCGATCGCCGAGCAGGTCGACGTGGTCGGGGTCACCCCGCTGCCGGGAGTCGGTGTCGATCGCGACCGCGTGGCGGCGCCGATAACCGTCATCGACGGCAGCGAGTTCGCGGACCGCGGCGCGGCCTCGATGGCCGACGCGCTGAACGAACGCCTCGGGGCGGTGACCCTCGAGGGCATGACCACCAACCTCTTCCAGCCGACGCTCCGCTTCCGCGGCTTCACCGCCTCGCCGCTGCTCGGCCTGCCGCAGGGCATCGCCGTCTATCAGAACGGCGTGCGCATCAACGAGCCGTTCGGCGACACCGTGCAATTCGATCTGATGCCGCAGTTCGCCCTCGATCGAGTGCAGCTCAGCGCCGGATCCGACCCGACCTACGGGCTGAACGCGCTCGGCGGCGCGCTCGCCCTCGACCTGAAGAACGGGTTCGACAACAGCGGGTTCGGCGGGGAGATATCCGGGGGCTCGTTCGGCCGGCTGACGACCACCGCCGAGTACGGCGCCAACACCGGACCGTGGGCGTTCTACGGGGGCGTGACGCACTTCACCGAGGACGGGTGGCGCGTGGAGTCCCCCTCGGAGGTGACGCAGGCGTTCGCGGACGTCGGCTACCGGGACGGGGGCATGGACGCCGGCATCAGCGTCACCTACGCCGATACGCTCCTGACCGGAAACGCGGCCGCCCCGGTGGAGCTGCTCGACGTCTCCAGGTCCGCGGTGTTCACGTTCCCGGACCAGACCGAGAACCGGCTGGGCTTCGTGCAGGGCCGCGCCAACGTCGCCGCGTCCGACGTCTGGTCGGTGCAGATCACCGGCTACTACCGCGACCTCGATCGCCGCACGCTCAACGGCGACGAGGCGGAGTTCGGGGCCTGCGAGGACGACGCGCTGCCGGCCGGGGCGCCGGAAGGGACCCTCTGCTTCGGCGCGGACGACGACGACGACGATGACGACAACGGGCACGACGACGACAACGGCCACGACCACGACCGCGATGATGATGACGACGACGACCATCACGCGGACGATGACGACGACGACGACCACGGACACGACGACGACGACGACCACGGACACGATGACGACGACGATCATGACGAGGAAGAAGAGGCGACGCCGCTGGTCGACCTCGTCTCCGGGCGCTTCATCACCTTGCTCGACACCGCCGGCGACGGCGCCTACAACCGCACGACGACCTTGGCGCAGGGCTACGGCGCGACGGTGCAGGCGACCGCGACGACCGGCGCCGGCTCGCGCGAGAACGTGTTCGTCGTGGGCGTCTCGGCCGATCTCGCCGACGTCGCCTTCGAGTCGAGCAGCGAGCCGGGCTCGCTGACCGCGGACCGGGGTGTCCTGGGGTCGGGCCTGCTGACGAGCCTGTACGGCCTCGGCGGCGACGACCTGTTCAACACCAGGCTGGAGACGGCGAACACCGCGTTCGGGCTGTACATCAGCGACACCCTGTCGCTGTCCGAGCAGTTCCACGTCACCGTCTCCGGGCGCTACAACCGCGCGGGCATCGACATCGTCGACCTGCTGGGCACGTCGCTCAACGGCAGCCACACCTTCGGGCGCTTCAACCCCGCCGTGGGCGCCGTCTTCCAGGCGGACGAGAACACGTCGTTCTTCGCGCGCTACTCCGAGTCGAACCGCGCCCCGACCGCGGCCGAGCTGAGCTGCGCCGACCCGGCCGAGCCGTGCCGGGTGCCCAACGCGTTCGTCGCCGATCCGCCGCTGGAGCAGGCGGTCGCGCGTTCGTTCGACATGGGGGTCCGGGGCCGCTGGCGGGCCGCTGCCGGGCGGGGCGAATGGTCGGTGGCGGCCTATCGCACCCGGATCGACGACGACATCCTCTTCATCGCCTCGCCCGAGCTGATCGGCACGGGGTACTTCCAGAACGCGGGCGCCACCGCGCGCTCCGGGCTCGATGTCGAGCTCAGCGGTGGTTTCGCGCGCACCGGCTGGTACCTCAGCTACGGCCTCGTCGACGCAACGTTCGAGTCGTCGCTCATGCTGCCGAGCGACGAGGAGGTGAACGACGCGGCCACGGACGAAGGGGTGGCGGTCGCGCCGGGCGACCGGCTGCCGGGCATCCCGCGGCACAGCCTCAAGCTGGGCGTGCGGCAGGACCTGACCGACGCCTGGGACCTGGCGCTGGAGGCGGTCGTCTCGTCCAGCCGGTTCTTCCTCGGCGACGAAGGCAACGACCAGGTCCCGCTGGAGGGCTACGGAGTCGTCAACCTGCGCTCGGCCTACCGCTTCGACAACGGCGTCGAGCTGTTCGCCCGGGTGGAGAACCTGCTCGACGCCCGGTACGCGACCAGCGGCGTGCTGGCCGAGTTGGAGGTCTTCCTGCGCGAGGTCCCGAACGCGAGCGTCCCGCGGTTCATCGGGCCCGGCGTGCCGCGGAGCGCTTTCGGCGGCGTGCGAGTGCGGTTCTGA
- a CDS encoding pyridoxal-phosphate dependent enzyme, which translates to MSALVESAAIEAAAGRIRGVVRRTPLVDVADIAGRPLRLKCENLQVAGAFKIRGACNLVSQIASGSDVRGVITYSSGNHAQAVACAARGLGLPAVVVMPETAPAVKVEGTRSYGAEVFFEGTTSVQRRRRAEALAAERGLTMVPPFDHHEIIAGQGTVGLEIVADVPQVDTVYAPIGGGGLIAGVAAAVKRARPAARIIGVEPVGAAAMARSVEAGAPVTLDSVASVADGLLPVRPGDLTFAHVAAFVDDIVTVEDDAIVSAVRWLATRAKLVVEPSGAASVAAVLFSGRRDVRTDGVTVAVLSGGNIGPVKLAALLQEGERTA; encoded by the coding sequence GTGAGCGCCCTGGTGGAATCCGCGGCGATCGAGGCGGCCGCCGGTCGCATCCGGGGCGTGGTGCGCCGTACGCCGCTCGTCGACGTAGCGGACATCGCCGGGCGCCCGCTCCGGCTCAAGTGCGAGAACCTGCAGGTGGCCGGAGCGTTCAAGATCCGCGGCGCCTGCAACCTCGTCTCGCAGATCGCGTCCGGTTCGGACGTGCGCGGCGTCATCACCTACTCGTCGGGCAACCACGCGCAGGCGGTGGCGTGCGCGGCCCGCGGGCTCGGGCTGCCGGCGGTGGTCGTGATGCCGGAGACGGCGCCGGCGGTCAAGGTCGAGGGGACGCGGTCGTACGGGGCGGAGGTGTTCTTCGAGGGCACCACCTCGGTGCAGCGGCGCCGCCGGGCCGAGGCGCTGGCCGCCGAGCGCGGCCTGACCATGGTGCCGCCGTTCGACCATCACGAGATCATCGCCGGGCAGGGCACGGTCGGCCTCGAGATAGTGGCCGACGTGCCGCAGGTCGACACCGTGTACGCGCCCATCGGCGGCGGCGGTCTCATCGCCGGGGTGGCGGCGGCCGTCAAGCGGGCACGGCCCGCGGCGCGGATCATCGGCGTGGAGCCGGTGGGCGCGGCGGCCATGGCCCGCTCGGTCGAGGCGGGGGCGCCGGTGACGCTGGACAGCGTCGCGAGCGTTGCAGACGGCCTCCTGCCGGTGCGGCCGGGAGATCTGACCTTCGCCCACGTCGCGGCGTTCGTGGACGATATCGTGACCGTGGAGGACGACGCCATCGTGAGCGCGGTGCGCTGGCTTGCGACGCGGGCGAAGCTCGTCGTCGAGCCGAGCGGCGCCGCCAGCGTCGCCGCGGTGCTCTTCTCCGGACGCCGGGACGTCCGCACGGACGGCGTTACGGTCGCGGTGCTCAGCGGCGGCAACATCGGCCCGGTGAAGCTCGCGGCGCTGCTGCAGGAGGGGGAGCGGACGGCGTAG
- a CDS encoding AMP-binding protein, translating into MHRETLLDFFNDRIRSDRPFLVYDGGYRTYTWSYAEIGRAARRFAASLRQHGLAPGDRVVLWGENRAEWIVAFWGCLAARTVAVPIDLRASPDLVGRVVRIVAARLVVAGEGLRPPPLPGVETWALDELLGGGAAYDPPAPEPAPALFDDAADGDDAAGGPSREDLAEIIFTSGATADPKGVRITHANVLANIVPVEREIRKYVRYGRPFFPLRFLNLLPLSHMFGQAMATFIPPMLEGVTIFMRGHNPADVVRQIRSRRVSVLVCVPKILEVLRDHVVHLAPEVAAPLERPEHVARRWWRYRRIHRLFGYKFWSFIVGAAPLDPEVEAFWSRLGFLVIQGYGLTETAPIVTLNHPFRTRRGSVGRPIAGIEVRIADDGEILVRGDNVTGGYYDAPEATAAAFRDGWFHTGDVGALDADGRLTVQGRKKEMIVTPDGLNVFPEDVERAVRGSVGVRDAAVVGGGSAGREHVHAVLLLHPDADPDAAVREANGRLEDHQRIRAFSVWPGPALPRTEGTQKLKRRELKRWVDGDARPAAEAGGAATADSVEDVVARFAHGRRITGATTFEELGLGSLERIELALALERAFDCTIDEEDLAQLADVDDLRELLAGEPLGRATTIAARASSPDAGFETPLAFPTWSQHAASRGIRRLAQAAFLLPLTRVFAWIRVEGLDRLAHAHDPVLYAANHQSVMDGPVILAALPPARRRRVATVAAREWFSAHFHPENHTRPQRIATSLAYYLGVLCFNVAPLPQREAGAREAMRHLGSLLGQGSSVLIFPEGRRRETGRIDRFQPGVGMLASRMRAPVVPVRIDGVDRVLPMGARWARPGRVRVAFGDPIRAEGDDFAAIAQRIEDAVRAL; encoded by the coding sequence ATGCACCGGGAGACGTTACTCGATTTCTTCAACGATCGCATCCGGTCCGACCGGCCGTTTCTCGTCTACGACGGCGGCTATCGCACCTACACCTGGTCCTATGCCGAGATCGGCCGCGCCGCCCGGCGTTTCGCAGCCTCGCTCCGCCAGCACGGTCTGGCGCCGGGCGACCGGGTGGTGCTGTGGGGCGAGAACCGCGCCGAGTGGATCGTCGCCTTCTGGGGCTGCCTGGCCGCCCGGACGGTGGCCGTGCCGATCGACCTGCGCGCGTCGCCCGATCTGGTCGGGCGCGTGGTGCGGATCGTCGCGGCCCGACTCGTCGTGGCGGGCGAGGGTCTCCGGCCCCCGCCGCTCCCCGGCGTCGAGACCTGGGCGCTCGACGAGCTGCTCGGCGGCGGCGCCGCGTACGATCCGCCGGCGCCCGAGCCTGCGCCCGCGCTCTTCGATGACGCCGCGGATGGGGACGACGCCGCGGGCGGACCGAGCCGCGAAGACCTCGCCGAGATCATCTTCACGTCGGGGGCCACGGCCGATCCCAAGGGAGTCCGGATCACGCACGCGAACGTGCTGGCCAACATCGTGCCGGTCGAGCGCGAGATCCGGAAGTACGTCCGGTACGGGCGCCCTTTCTTTCCGCTCCGCTTCCTGAATCTGCTGCCCCTGAGCCACATGTTCGGCCAGGCCATGGCGACCTTCATCCCGCCGATGCTGGAAGGAGTCACCATCTTCATGCGCGGCCACAACCCGGCGGACGTCGTTCGCCAGATCCGGAGCCGCCGCGTGTCCGTGCTCGTCTGCGTCCCGAAGATCCTGGAGGTGCTGCGCGACCATGTCGTGCACCTCGCGCCGGAAGTCGCCGCCCCGCTCGAGCGGCCCGAGCACGTCGCACGGCGCTGGTGGCGGTACCGCCGGATCCACCGTCTGTTCGGCTACAAGTTCTGGTCGTTCATCGTCGGTGCGGCGCCCCTCGATCCGGAGGTGGAGGCGTTCTGGTCAAGGCTGGGGTTCCTGGTCATCCAGGGCTACGGCCTGACCGAGACGGCACCCATCGTCACCCTGAACCATCCGTTCCGGACCCGGCGCGGATCCGTCGGCCGACCGATTGCCGGCATCGAGGTTCGGATCGCCGACGACGGAGAGATCCTCGTCCGCGGCGACAACGTGACCGGCGGCTACTACGACGCGCCGGAGGCCACCGCCGCCGCTTTCCGGGACGGCTGGTTCCATACCGGCGACGTCGGCGCCCTCGATGCCGACGGCCGGCTGACCGTCCAGGGGCGCAAGAAGGAGATGATCGTCACGCCGGACGGCCTGAACGTGTTTCCGGAAGACGTGGAGCGGGCCGTGCGCGGCAGCGTCGGCGTGCGGGACGCCGCGGTGGTCGGCGGCGGGTCGGCCGGGCGCGAACACGTGCACGCCGTGTTGCTGCTCCATCCGGACGCCGACCCGGATGCGGCCGTCCGGGAGGCCAACGGCAGGTTGGAGGACCATCAGCGGATCCGCGCGTTCTCGGTCTGGCCCGGTCCTGCGCTGCCCAGAACCGAAGGCACGCAGAAGCTGAAGCGCCGGGAGCTGAAGCGCTGGGTGGACGGCGACGCGCGGCCGGCGGCCGAAGCGGGGGGTGCGGCCACGGCCGACTCCGTCGAGGACGTGGTGGCCCGCTTCGCACACGGACGGCGGATCACCGGCGCCACCACCTTCGAGGAGCTGGGGCTCGGATCGCTGGAGCGCATCGAGCTGGCCCTGGCCCTCGAGCGCGCATTCGACTGCACGATCGACGAAGAAGACCTGGCGCAGCTCGCCGACGTGGACGACCTGCGCGAGTTGCTGGCGGGCGAACCGTTGGGACGGGCGACCACGATCGCAGCGCGAGCATCGTCACCGGACGCGGGTTTCGAGACGCCGCTGGCGTTTCCCACGTGGAGCCAGCATGCGGCGTCGCGCGGCATCCGCCGGCTCGCCCAGGCAGCGTTCCTGCTGCCCCTCACCCGGGTCTTCGCCTGGATCCGGGTCGAGGGCCTCGACCGGCTCGCCCACGCGCACGATCCGGTGCTGTACGCCGCCAATCACCAGAGCGTGATGGACGGCCCCGTGATTCTGGCCGCGCTGCCGCCGGCGCGCCGCCGCCGGGTCGCCACCGTCGCGGCCCGCGAGTGGTTCTCCGCGCACTTCCACCCGGAGAACCACACGCGGCCGCAACGAATCGCCACCAGCCTCGCGTACTATCTCGGCGTGCTGTGCTTCAACGTGGCTCCTCTCCCGCAGCGCGAGGCGGGCGCGCGCGAGGCGATGCGACATCTCGGCAGCCTGCTCGGACAAGGATCGTCGGTCCTGATATTCCCCGAGGGGCGGCGCCGGGAAACGGGCCGGATCGACAGATTCCAGCCGGGGGTCGGCATGCTCGCCTCGCGGATGCGGGCGCCGGTGGTGCCGGTGCGCATCGACGGGGTCGATCGCGTTCTGCCCATGGGCGCGCGCTGGGCCAGGCCAGGCCGGGTGCGGGTCGCGTTCGGCGATCCCATCCGCGCGGAAGGCGACGACTTCGCGGCGATCGCGCAGCGGATCGAGGATGCCGTCAGGGCGCTGTGA
- the infA gene encoding translation initiation factor IF-1 yields MAKDDLIDVQGTIVAVHSGGLYRVQCDSGHEVLAQLSGRMRRFRIKVVPGDRVTVGVSPYDPARGIITFRAR; encoded by the coding sequence GTGGCGAAAGACGACCTCATCGACGTACAGGGCACGATCGTCGCAGTGCACAGCGGCGGTCTCTACCGCGTGCAGTGCGATTCCGGCCACGAGGTGCTGGCCCAGTTGAGCGGCCGGATGCGCCGGTTCCGCATCAAGGTCGTCCCCGGCGACCGGGTCACCGTCGGCGTCTCCCCGTACGACCCGGCCCGCGGGATCATCACGTTCCGCGCGCGCTGA
- a CDS encoding tetratricopeptide repeat protein produces the protein MTHAPSDARSPAGGPFAGHVVVFSGRLASVGRREATRVVERLGGRTAPEVTARTTMLVVAAEAGAGKSGKLRRAEEINARTPGQVDVVDEREFYRLGGLQSDETLRQLYHGLRQMRERYPDVREVRLRHLEKWGLVRPVVRTRADTYYGFHDVGVVKGIQEEIARGGSFRGAVRMLLAEREGQLALDFRELHGEAQPAKVVALPRPDGGADGAGDGSPDVAKRAALAAQFFREGSDLDERPGEGQERARMAYRKALLLDPALVPALVNLANIHYARDNLVEAQALYERALALDGDCFEAAFNLGNIHHDLGRYGDAVACYHDALRVHGGYADAHFYLAVTLEKMGRSAAAKPHWRTYRALAPDGEWSDLAREFSE, from the coding sequence ATGACGCACGCTCCCTCGGACGCCCGGTCCCCGGCCGGCGGGCCCTTCGCCGGCCATGTCGTGGTGTTCAGCGGACGGCTCGCTTCCGTCGGCCGGCGGGAAGCGACCCGCGTCGTCGAGCGGCTCGGCGGCCGGACCGCGCCGGAGGTCACCGCGCGCACCACGATGCTCGTCGTCGCGGCGGAGGCGGGAGCAGGCAAGAGCGGCAAGCTGCGCCGGGCCGAGGAGATCAACGCCCGGACGCCGGGGCAGGTGGATGTCGTGGACGAGCGGGAGTTCTACCGTCTCGGCGGCCTGCAGTCGGACGAAACGCTGCGCCAGCTCTATCACGGACTGCGCCAGATGCGCGAGCGCTACCCCGACGTCCGGGAGGTTCGCCTGCGCCACCTGGAGAAATGGGGCCTGGTTCGGCCGGTTGTGCGCACCAGGGCCGATACCTACTACGGCTTCCACGACGTCGGGGTAGTCAAGGGGATCCAGGAGGAGATCGCCCGCGGCGGATCGTTTCGCGGCGCGGTGCGCATGCTGTTGGCCGAGCGCGAGGGGCAGTTGGCGCTCGACTTCCGCGAGCTGCACGGCGAGGCGCAGCCGGCCAAGGTAGTGGCGCTGCCGCGGCCGGATGGTGGTGCGGACGGCGCGGGGGACGGGTCGCCGGACGTCGCGAAGCGGGCGGCCCTCGCCGCGCAGTTCTTCCGCGAGGGATCCGATCTCGACGAACGGCCGGGCGAGGGGCAGGAGCGGGCGCGGATGGCGTACCGCAAGGCGCTGCTGCTCGATCCCGCGCTGGTGCCGGCGCTCGTCAACCTCGCCAACATTCACTACGCGCGAGACAATCTGGTCGAGGCGCAGGCGCTGTACGAGCGCGCGCTCGCCCTGGACGGCGACTGCTTCGAGGCGGCGTTCAACCTCGGGAACATCCACCACGACCTCGGACGCTACGGCGACGCGGTGGCCTGCTACCACGACGCCCTGCGGGTGCATGGCGGGTACGCCGACGCGCATTTCTACCTGGCCGTCACGCTGGAGAAAATGGGTCGCTCGGCGGCAGCCAAACCGCATTGGCGCACCTACCGCGCGCTGGCCCCCGACGGGGAATGGAGCGATCTCGCGCGCGAGTTCAGCGAGTAG
- a CDS encoding glucokinase, producing the protein MGTLLAADVGGTKTVCGLYARGERRPDAIAVERVATLDHDSLESLLAAFLERRAAGATVDAAVLGVAGPVRDGVSDLTNVPWRVEAAAIVERFAIPAVRLLNDLEAMGHVVSVLADDEVTTLQPGQPAADGNAALIAPGTGLGETLLHRVDGRLVPVAAEPGHADFAARTPVEIDLLRALTTRFGRVSWEHVLSGPGLTHIHAWLHGGDPCPAAGGDTAAGDLPRRVTAAALERRCPRCVDALDLFTGALGAEAGNLGLRALATAGVYIGGGIAPHILPALASPEFLNAFRDKGPMRGLMQSLPVHVIRVANPALLGAAVAARDLAASAAA; encoded by the coding sequence ATGGGAACGCTGCTCGCAGCCGACGTCGGTGGAACCAAGACGGTGTGCGGCCTGTACGCCAGGGGCGAACGCCGGCCGGACGCGATTGCCGTGGAACGCGTCGCGACCCTCGACCACGACAGCCTGGAGTCTCTCCTGGCCGCGTTCCTCGAGCGCCGGGCCGCGGGCGCGACCGTCGACGCCGCCGTCCTCGGGGTGGCCGGCCCCGTGCGCGACGGCGTATCGGATCTCACCAACGTGCCGTGGCGCGTCGAAGCGGCGGCCATCGTCGAGCGCTTCGCGATCCCCGCGGTGCGCCTTCTGAACGACCTCGAAGCGATGGGCCACGTCGTGTCCGTGCTGGCGGACGACGAGGTGACGACGCTGCAGCCAGGGCAGCCGGCGGCGGACGGCAACGCGGCGCTCATCGCGCCCGGCACGGGCCTCGGCGAGACGCTGCTGCACCGCGTGGACGGGCGCCTCGTGCCCGTGGCCGCCGAGCCGGGCCACGCGGACTTCGCCGCCCGCACCCCGGTGGAGATCGACCTGCTGCGCGCGTTGACCACGCGCTTCGGCCGCGTCTCCTGGGAGCACGTGCTGTCCGGTCCGGGCCTCACCCACATCCATGCCTGGCTGCACGGCGGCGATCCCTGCCCGGCCGCCGGCGGCGATACGGCCGCCGGAGACCTTCCGCGGCGGGTCACCGCGGCCGCACTCGAACGCCGCTGCCCGCGCTGCGTGGACGCCCTCGACCTGTTCACCGGCGCGCTCGGCGCCGAGGCCGGCAATCTCGGCCTGCGCGCCCTGGCCACGGCCGGCGTCTACATCGGCGGCGGTATCGCCCCCCACATCCTGCCCGCGCTTGCGTCTCCGGAGTTCCTGAACGCGTTCCGGGACAAGGGGCCCATGCGGGGACTGATGCAGTCCCTGCCCGTACACGTCATCCGGGTCGCGAATCCGGCCCTGCTCGGCGCCGCCGTCGCGGCGCGGGACCTCGCCGCGTCCGCGGCGGCGTGA